Genomic segment of Salvia hispanica cultivar TCC Black 2014 chromosome 2, UniMelb_Shisp_WGS_1.0, whole genome shotgun sequence:
ATCAGTATTgctaaataatattaataaaatataagtatttcATGTATAAACTTTGTATAAATTATagatacaataaattaatataacctattattatataaaatgtgtATTATCATAATAATTGAAGATATTGAAATATAGAATACTCTTACACAAATAAATCCCTACTCAAATAGTAGTACATGCCAAAAACATGTTaagaatgaattaaataaaaaatacccGCACTGTGTCTGACACTCAATAGCACaaaaggataaaaaattactccctcagCCCCGGCTAAGATAACACATTCCTTGGctgacacaagattttatgagttattggttaatgtgtttaattggagagagaaaatgtgggtgtaagtattaaaatagagacacaaagagagaaaatattttaatgagagtgggaaaaagtggttggatgtattaattggagagagaaagttttcaaaaaagaaaatatgctATCTTAGTTGGGAtttacaaaaaagaaaacgtgtAATCTTAagtggaacggatggagtattaaccACTCCCTAGGAAAGTATTCTCTCACCTCCGTCCCTTTCACCCtcttctatctctctctcctctctgcCCCTTTTTCACCTGTTCAGTTCTCACTTCCTCTATATAAATGGTCGGATAGCTCCAGCAAACCCCCCTCAAGCGGGGGCTTGGCCTATGCTGGTTCTATACTATATCTATTTAGTAAGTCCATATCATATTCTACCAACATACTACATTCATattgtactataaaattaatactataaaaatgaaatatacattctactaatatatatttcacttatttattttataatttttttttaaaatttatgatgagttcaaatatatatttgtataatatgttagagaaatgaaaatgaaaaaaactgCGGAATTCTTCTAACACTTTGtgaaaagcaaaagaaaatgtgtaattccataaagaaaaatggaaatcTCCTTCAAAATGAAGGCCTTGGTCAGAATGTCATTCAACACAActcaaaaatctcaatatcCCTCAACCTCAACTACAagagactttttttttatagaggTCTATATACAAaagcattaaaagaaatcataaaagataataatgatccacacttttctatttcttgTATAATAATGTCCACTACACTACTTTAACATAATGCTAACTTTATTACTCTACGATGCTCTCTAATTATTtacatcaaactcaaactctcaaactcatttttcagtatatgccatatcaaaaaaaaatttactttaactatttgcacaaaattcaaaacttacACCATTATTGAGTTTTTGTCTCACATAATATTTgcattgatattattttaaaaaaacaccaaaaatgagtttgagtttggtgtatgaTTGGAGAAGATTTCTACACCAAAAAGTATAGTTGGAGATGACATAAATACTCCTTTCGTTCTAAGTGagacataatatttttttggagtactattctttttttgacaaaaGTAATACGccatcttttactttattttcattttttctgtctcattttatttcctcttactttcttctccttttttatttcttactttattttccagtaaaagaaaatgataaaaacatgtttttatttctttattctttattataATCCAAGAatccacataattttaaaaacaaaaatgtcgCCTACAATTTAGGGAAATAAATCAATCCCAACGAACATACGAAATCTAAAcaacttataaaaataaataataaaaataatataaactaTATTCTAGATTCTTAGAAAATGTATCAGATATATATCAGAGtggataaataattttgaggTGGGCCCCAAGATACATGacatactaaaatttatacaaaaagGATATAAAGAATGAAAAGCTTATAAATATGCGTGTTATGAGTTTAGTTTCCTATGCATGGAGTCAACCAAAAGATTAACGTTTAGTGTTACAAGAAAATCACCAGAGCTGCTTTGTCCAGCAAAGTCCACACCACATGAATTCAAAATTCTCTCTGACATAGATGGCCAAATTTTCATccgaaaatatatcaaaataataaatttctaCAAAAAGAGTCCATCCATGAAAGGGAAAGATCCAGTGAAGATTATTCGTGAGGCTATTTCCAAAGCCTTGGTCTTTTACTACCCGTTGGCCGGGCGGTTGTTAGAAAACACTGGTCGGAAGCTCGTGGTTGAATGCACAGGCCAAGGGGTAGTATTCGTGGAGGCCGACACGGATGCAACGCTACAGCATTTCGGAGATGCCCTTTATCCACCCTTTCCCAACTCGGACGAACTTACACTTGATGTACCAGACAACCGTGGAATATTGGGTGATATTCCACTTATGTTCATTCAGGTacaatatttatcatttttggcaaAACCGTGAATTTCaacattttatcaattttctcatgataaattatttgggtttctgttttttaatatatttttgatttgacatatatatttcaaattgatgATATGATTAGTAAATTGTTTACTAAGCGTGATGAaggaaatgataaaattcacggacaaaaatgaaaaaatttccTCGGGATTATGTTTTATcgttaatatattttgtagttATGGCTGTATTATACTTTTGGAATACTAGTCCAGGGTTCTGTTAGGTTAACAACTTTCATAAATTGATAACTGAcaactatgtcaacaacttatattacaaatgtcaacacgaaTACATCTGTATGCTAACTAAATATGACGTGGGTATGTCTTTTTTGACATCTATAGTTACATGTCAACAGAAGACACACCTATGTTCACTACATTTAGTTGACATACAAATGCCTTCGTGTTGACATACATAACATAGGTTATTGACATAATTGTCAgttattattttaagataGTTGTCAATCTAATAGAACCTTACTAGtccaaataacaaaataatatgaatttatttttcttaaattgttttaattgtgtatAAACAATATCGTTTGGTATTGCTATATAAACACTTAACAGGTTACAAGACTAAAATGTGGGGGATTTGTCTTTTCAAACAACTTCAACCACACAATGTGCGACGGTGTCGGCCTTTCCAAATTTCTCTTCGCCGTGGGTGAACTTGCTCGGGGAGCAACGTTCCCGTCTGTTCGACCGGTGTGGGACCGACATCTTCTCACTTCCGGCATCCCACATCATGAACATTTATATGATGCTGGAACTGGTGAAACCCATGTGCCGATGGATCAGAATCAGATGGTGGAACGCTCCTTCTTTTTCACCTCCGCCGAAATCTCCGCCCTCCGGCGCAGCCTGCCACCGCATCTCCAGAGCTGCTCCAAATTCGAAATCGTGGCAGGCTGCGTGTGGCGCTGCCAGACAATCGCTCTCTCTCCCGAACCCGACGAAGAGATGAAATTCATAGGCGTTATGGATAACCGAAAGAATATAAAGCCGCCGCTTCTGGCGGGATACTACGGCAACGTTTTTAAATTGTTGGTGGCAGTGACGACTGCTGGTGAGCTGTCAAAGAATCCGCTGCACTACGCAGTGGAGTTGGTGAGGAGCATGAAACACGAAGCAGAGACTACTTGTGAGCTGTCAAACTCAGCGGATCTGATGGTGATACCAGATCCGCTGGGTTTGACAGCTGGGAACACTTATACTGTGTCGAATATAACGCACTTGGGATTAGAGCGAATGGATGTTGGGTGGGGCACGGCGGCCTACGGTGGGGTCCCCAAAGGAAGTTATTGGCCGACCGGTATTAGTCAAGTATCTTGGTACTTAGGGTTTATGGATGGTATCGTGGTTCCAGTTAGCCTTCCTCTCAAATCCATGAAAGTCTTCGAGAAACATCTCCAGATCATGATCACTACTGCTCCAATATCATCGTCGCTCTAATATTTTGTAACTATAAGCTCATTtctgagttttttttatcggTTCTTTTCCAAATTACAGAATAAAGTAGAACCGTATAGGAACATAATGAAGTCTATAAATATGTACTCTTTCCTTATGgataaataaatggaaattTTGAAACGATGGAATCGAACGCTATAAATagaatcaaaaatcaaaattctatGTCTCTTCTCGCAGATATATAATTGACTACTCAAAGACTCTCTTTGGTTgcaaaattgaattatgtgGGAGTTTTAATATCAGTTGCAGCGAACAAGGAGTGACCTATTCACCCATTCAACGTTCCAAATGTCCTTTTGCACTACGAGTTAGTGAAGGAAGTGTACATgttatatttctcttttttttttttttttttctataaaatagtaattttattttattatttaaagatgtccacgaaaaatagtgtcattacaaaaataattttttttttttttatactttattcactttttctctttcgcgcttactttttctcatctctccCATATTTTACCCATTTTCTCTTACTCTATCTCTTACTTACCAATTTATCGTGACGTTTTCATGagtgagattaattttttgttgacggaggaattacaaaattaatattccctccgttccaacgAAGTTGGAGCAAAACTTTTAAGTATGGcgattaagaaattatgttgaatgaattaaatgaaaaataaaataaaatagtaaagatgaataaagtaggaaagataagatagagtaaagtaaatgatgaaatacaacaacaaaataattagatgttttttttatcaaaaaattgaaataacacaatttagtTGGGCCTAAAGGCTACTtcatccgttccataatagatgacataTTTGGTAGTCATAAGTGATTTTAGGAGatattgttttgtgtgttaagtggagagaaaaaaataatatacttatattaatatgagagtaaactttttccaaaaaaatatatgatatattttatgagacaaaataaaaaggaaaatgtgatatttattataaaacaaaggGAATCTACGATTCAATTTAGTTGAAACGGTGAGAGTATATGAAAAATGAGAGCTATAGTCTACTAACTTTTCACTCAAACACTATTAATTCTAAATTCGTGCTGAGTCTAGATCATATCTATCCCATCCCTAcatgaatatttaaaagatttataaatatgtgtagtTGATATGCTTTGACTTTTAAGTAAGTAAtgccttttcttcttttcttcttgaatgattttaattatcattattatattttctccttttttccCTACTAACACTAGAAAAATCCCTTTTTCTGGATTTAAAACAATATCATGGTCGAATTCTTAACCGATAAGAACAATAACCATGCATTAATTAACGATAGTGATGGCTCATGTCTCTAGATTTATAGAATTATAGGAAAGtagtttaaataattaaacattcCACGTTGTAGACATCATTAAGAATTAACACACTTCATCTGTTTGCACCAACCCTCAACCACTATGTATGTTGTTCTAGATTCGAAGCGTATTTTGCAGGAACAGAAGAATTAGTGCAGTATGTTAGAAATTTGGGTAAAACCTAATTAAGCCATAATTATTGTAAAAAGGAAaggaataaagtgaaaaaaaaattgcggATATTCTTCTAACACTTTgtgaaaaatcaaaagaaaatgtgattggataaatgaaaatagaaatctCCTTTAAATGAAATGTCATTCAACACACAACTCAAAATCACAATATCCTTCTTCAACCACAAgggtcatttttttttattgaggCCTATATACAAaagcattaaaagaaatcataaaagataataatgatCCGCCCTCCCTATTTCTTGTACAAGTAATGTCCACCACACTAATCTAACATTTTGCCTAACTTTTTTACTCTAGGATGCTCAtaagtactccttccgtccttCCGTCCCAACTTAAGTACTtagatgaaagaaaaaaaatgataaaaatatgtttttatatgtaggtttgtgttaaaatgacaacactcttaaagtgacaccgcgACACCacatatacaacaatattataaacgctacacaaaaatctatagattgctgtatagcgtgttggatattgctgtcCGAGAAAAATAGCTGTATACAGTGTTGCATATTGCTGGCCGTgttttttacccttttttttgccacatggcagcttattattcgtccacgtgtacaaatgattggctaggaatggtggtatgatattattttaagaggtggtaGCACCTTAACACTCCCCTTTAtttgtattcataattataatccaagaataaacacaatttaaaatatgtgtgatACAAAAAGATCGCTTATAATTTAGTCGTCGAGAACAATAATGAAACCTTATAAATATACAGGTTATGAGTTTAGTTTCCCAAGCATGGAGTCAACTAAAAGATTAACATTGAGTGTTACTATAACCAGAAAAACACCTGAGCTTCTTTGTCCAGCAGAGTCCACACCACATGAATTCAAATCTCTCTCTGATATAGATGACCAAATCTTCCTCCGAAGATatgttaaaacaataaatttctACAAAAATAATCCATACATGAAAGGGAAAGATCCAGTGAAGATTATTCGTGAAGCTATTGCCAAAGCCTTGGTTTTTTACTACCCGTTGGCCGGGCGGTTGAGGGAAGACACTGGTCGGAAGCTCGTGGTGGAATGCACCGGCCAGGGGATAGTATTCGTGGAGGCCGAAGCAGATGCGACGCTGCAGCATTTCGGAGTGGATGCGCTTTATCCACCCTTCCCCAACTCGGATGACCTTGTTCTTGATGTGCCAAACAACCTTGGAATAATAGTTGATATTCCACTTATGTTCATTCAGGTacaatatttatcatttttggcaaaaccgtgaatttcaatattttctcaattttctcatgataaaatatttcgAGTGTctgtttttaatatattgttgatttgtcatacatatttataaaatttttactaaGTGTGTTGaggaaaatgataaaattccACCGGAATTTCCGTTATCCTTAATCTAGAATAATATGTGTGcactttttgtttttagccGTCCCATgataatattagaatttttatttatgaaaagttatttcaatttatatccttataaattaaattatttacaacttatatatACTTTAACTACCCTTTTCatattctttcttattttaccaattttatctcAATTCTCGTGTTATATATCATATGCCCGTATTTTTATGGGATCAGTAAATTTAGGAATAATAGTCTAAATACTAACAACATTTGGTCAATTAGAGTTGAATAATATAAcaatgtttctttttcttgttcctTTAACACAAACACTTTAACAGGTTACAAGACTAAAATGTGGAGGATTTATCTTTTCAAACAACTTCAGCCACACAATGTGCGATGGCGTCGGCCTTTCCAAATTTCTCTTCGCCGTCGGTGAACTTGCTCGTGGAGCAACGTTCCCATCTATTCGACCAGTGTGGGACCGACATCTTCTCACTTCCGGCATCCCACATCATGAACATTTATATGATGCCGGAACTGGTGAAAACCAAGTGCCGATGGATCATAATCAGATGGTGGAACGCTCCTTCTTTTTCACCTCCGCCGAAATCTCCGCCCTCCGCCGCAGCCTGCAGCCGCACCTACAGCGCTGCTCCAAATTTGAAATCGTGGCTGGCTGCGTGTGGCGCTGCCAGACAATCGCTTTCTCCCTCAAACCCGACGAAGAGATGAAATTCATAGTCATCATGGATAACCGGAAGAATATAAAGCCGCCGCTTCAGGTGGGATACTACGGCAAcgttttaaaattattggtGGCAGTGACGACTGCTGGTGAGCTGTCAAAGAATCCGCTGCACTACGCGGTGGAGTTGGTGAGGAACATGAAACACGAAGCAGAGACTGCTGGTGAGCTGTCAAACTCAGCGGATCTGATGGTGATACGAGATCCGCTGAGTTTGATAGCTGGGAACACTTATGCTGTGTCGAATTTAACGCACGTGGGTTTTGAGCGAATGGATGTTGGGTGGGGCACGGCGGCCTACGGTGGGGTGCCCAAAGGAAGTTATTGGCCGACTGGTATTAGTCAAGCATCTTGGTACTTAGGGTTTATGGATGGTATCGTGGTTCCGGTTTGCCTACCTCTCAAATCCATGAAAGTCTTCGAGAAACATCTCCAGCTTATGATTACTACCGCTCCAATATCTTCCTCGCTCTAAGcttatttttgagttttctttGTCGGTTCTTTCCTGGATcgcaaaataaataagtctAAATATGTTCTCTTTGTTTATGGATAAATAAACAGATGTTTTAAaggggtgtgatcaattgctaactttcttaagttgctaacttgctaactcatcaatgcaatgaattaaaaatgtcaacacgatgatattaaaatgtcaatacataatgttgttgaacttcaatataatgtgtcgatgttatgtgttgacattttgatgtcactgtgttaacatttttaatacactgtattgatgagttagcagagttagcaacttaaatagtttttgttgaacttcaatataatgtgttgatgttatgtgttgtcattttgatgtcaccgtgttgacatttttaatacactgcattgatgagttaacaacttaaatacttagcaatataacgcacccctattTTAAAACGATAGACTCGAACACAAGACCTTCAGTCTGGAGCAATGACCATTTAACCACTAGCCCGACacattactataaatagaatcaaaatcataaatctaTGTCCTTTTTCTCCGACATATAAAGTAGCCACTCAAAGACTTTTTCTTTGGCTGCAAAAATGAATTTGGTGCGAGTTCAACACCTACTTCACGAACTCAAGAAAAACATTTGGACAAATGTTTTAAAAGGAGAATGTTTTGTAGTGTGTGTTGCTCTATGGTTTTGCGTGAAGGGAAATAAAGGAGCATGACCATAATGTCAGTCATAAATCAATCATAAAACCATAGAGTTTACAAAGGTGAAACGACAAAAGTCATGACACCCACAGATTTCACCATAGTAATGGGAATTTTTCTAAAACTGTCATATTGACTAGAAGTTGGAACCATACAACCTAAAGTTGTCAAATGGGTTTGTGTCGTAGTTTAgcttgtgaattaatttagaaGAAAGGTATTGTAATAAAGGATTAAATCTAACTAAACTCCCTAGCATAATTTCAGTTTTAACTTAAATATAAGGCtaactaatatttaaatttaataacttaattataaaaaatatttaatgatagTGCACTATTTAATTGTGTTTTAAAACTTCTTCAAGAAGCTAGCATTTTAGAccattatttatgtaattgttttgtcttaaaaaaattgtttttgaaTAGAAGACACTCCATCTTTCTGTTTTCCCTTAAAAAAAGTATCAAAGTCTTTTCACGTATAGGATACCtagatatattttaaatttatgtgattgatATGCTTTGACTTTTCAATAAAGTTAATCAaacctttttctatttttttttattcttttcttttggaCGGACAATTATCTTTGTggttttttctcttttttttcgaCCTAACACTAGAAAATCCCCATTTATGGATTTAAACTTCAAAGtaatatcaaattcaaatcccTAAATGATACGCATCTTAACTATGCATTAAATTAACGATAGTGGTGGCTACTGTCTATGTATATAAAGGGAGTTGGTGCAAATAATAAGAACTCCGCATTGTAGACATCGCACAAAATTACTAGCAACACAATTTATCTGTTCGCCCATGGATTTAGTAAATAGataatattccattaatttactacattgatattattttcatccataaaaaatacataaaattatatatatggtatAGGATTTAATACGCAtttagaatgatgtgtagggtatttattgaaaattttttatagttaGAATCAgtttaattttggtggataatccaaaatgataaaattagtctattttttatggacggagatagtatattctactaactcactattattttatataattaaataattttttaaaattcgtgccgagtccaaacatatatttaaatgatggACAAAgtgaatataatttttccaacTGTACATAATATTTAAAGGGATTATAAATCTGTTTAATTGATATTCATTGACTTTTCCATAAATATAAACAGAGcattttctattcttttatatttttttttggacagaCATGTGTTTTACTCTCTCGGTCCATTATTATTTGTCATTAGTTTCTATTTCAAAATGTCCGTCATTATTTGTCACtggtttctttttttaaaatgtccgccaatatttatcacatttaCTTGTTACTATCTTTAATAATGGATCACATACTCCATTAACTGATCatttaatcacattttattataataaagtaggattcacgtttcactaacttttttcgcattcctttatattttcttaagaCACGATCCGAATCAACTTGTGACATTTAATGGTGGACggaaagaataattaattatctttattattttgtctCTTTTTTTGCTTACTAACACTAGAAAATCCCCTTTTCTGGATTTAAAACAATATCATCGTCAAATTCTTAAACAATGAAACATAACCATTCATTAAATTAACAATTAGTTATCGCTCCTGTCTCTATATTTATAGGAAGttagtttaaataattaaacactttatATTATAGACatcattaagaaataacaCACTTCATCTGTTTGCACATGACATTGCACAAAATGTATCTATATGTTGTTCTAGATTTTATCGAACCGTATTTTGCAGGAATACACGAATTAATGCTATTACAATGctatattcaaaatttcaaacaaaatccggaaattacaacaaaattatagtaatagacaagaaactaaaaattgaGAGTAGGCGTTcgattttttaattgattaactataaataattCTAAATTCAAGTACATCCATTTcataaagaaaagtaaataaaaaaatatgactggacataaaaatattatactactaaggAAATGAACTACATCAGTTTTAACACACAACTCaaaatctcaattttcttcattctttcTTCAACCACAATagacctttttttttatagaggTCTATATACAAaaacattaaaagaaatcataaaagataataatgatCCAGCCTCGTCTATTTCTTATATAAGTAATGTCCACCACACTACTCTAACATACTGCCAACTTTATAACTCCATGATGCTCATAAGTATTCCTTCCATCCGAACCTAAGTACTTagatgttttctttttctaaaaaaaatatatcttttactttgttttcttgttctcattcttactttattttccttttactttattctccttttccctttcttattttattatcactgtaaaaaaaagaatgataaaaatatgcttttatttctttattctttataaTAATCCAAGAATACATACagtttaaaatatgtgtgatACAAAAAGGTCTCCTATAATTTAgagcaataaattaaatcccaACAAACATATAGTAAAATGTAAACAActtatagaaataaataataaaaataatataaactaTATTCTAGATTCTTGAAGAAAATTAGATGATGTGCAAAGGATATCCATATGATCAGA
This window contains:
- the LOC125208334 gene encoding benzyl alcohol O-benzoyltransferase-like, whose protein sequence is MESTKRLTLSVTITRKTPELLCPAESTPHEFKSLSDIDDQIFLRRYVKTINFYKNNPYMKGKDPVKIIREAIAKALVFYYPLAGRLREDTGRKLVVECTGQGIVFVEAEADATLQHFGVDALYPPFPNSDDLVLDVPNNLGIIVDIPLMFIQVTRLKCGGFIFSNNFSHTMCDGVGLSKFLFAVGELARGATFPSIRPVWDRHLLTSGIPHHEHLYDAGTGENQVPMDHNQMVERSFFFTSAEISALRRSLQPHLQRCSKFEIVAGCVWRCQTIAFSLKPDEEMKFIVIMDNRKNIKPPLQVGYYGNVLKLLVAVTTAGELSKNPLHYAVELVRNMKHEAETAGELSNSADLMVIRDPLSLIAGNTYAVSNLTHVGFERMDVGWGTAAYGGVPKGSYWPTGISQASWYLGFMDGIVVPVCLPLKSMKVFEKHLQLMITTAPISSSL
- the LOC125204841 gene encoding benzyl alcohol O-benzoyltransferase-like encodes the protein MESTKRLTFSVTRKSPELLCPAKSTPHEFKILSDIDGQIFIRKYIKIINFYKKSPSMKGKDPVKIIREAISKALVFYYPLAGRLLENTGRKLVVECTGQGVVFVEADTDATLQHFGDALYPPFPNSDELTLDVPDNRGILGDIPLMFIQVTRLKCGGFVFSNNFNHTMCDGVGLSKFLFAVGELARGATFPSVRPVWDRHLLTSGIPHHEHLYDAGTGETHVPMDQNQMVERSFFFTSAEISALRRSLPPHLQSCSKFEIVAGCVWRCQTIALSPEPDEEMKFIGVMDNRKNIKPPLLAGYYGNVFKLLVAVTTAGELSKNPLHYAVELVRSMKHEAETTCELSNSADLMVIPDPLGLTAGNTYTVSNITHLGLERMDVGWGTAAYGGVPKGSYWPTGISQVSWYLGFMDGIVVPVSLPLKSMKVFEKHLQIMITTAPISSSL